In Alnus glutinosa chromosome 7, dhAlnGlut1.1, whole genome shotgun sequence, the sequence aaaaaaattggcaggACGTTCTACTTCAAAAAagatcagaaaaaaaaaaaaaagaaaaagatccgGCGGTCTGATACcgatcaaattatttttttaaagatcagACGGTTAGTTTTTTATCTgactgtgatttttttttttgagattaaacTTAAACACGTGAGACCCCGCAAACACATCCTGGCAACTGTATTTTTCTAGGCACATCCTAATCACGTCTATTTCTCATCATCTACCCCTACTCACTTAAAAGTTGATCAAACGGTTATTGATAAAAGCTCTCATACACATCTCACCATCTTGACCGTTCAATCCTAAAAACCAACCTTGCTCTTTCTCTCCTGCACTGGTTCATTCTGTAtgttactttttcatttttcttctctcttctcttttgctCCCTTCTCTGCTTCTATTAACAAAACCCTGTTGCGGGTTCACAGATCTCGTAAGTTCTTAAAGATATAAGAGCATCCTCAATGGAGTCTTTAAAATTTCCCTAAATTTTACtgaaaaaatctaattttttatgtttatatatcacttttaaaaaatttcctacaccAAACTttcttaacatttttctattttaattaaatattattttttattagttttggagcaactattttaactatttaaacGTCAAAAATTGATGAGAATTAATTTCTCTTGcaaggatttaacaaaaaattaaaaaaaaaaaaattaaaaatgaatagaGAAAGGATTTGAAGGGTTAAATATAGGATGTTTTAGCCAAAAACTTTAAAGAGTTCGATGCATTGAGTATTTTGACAACTTTCaccaaaatttagaaaattttttaaactaaaaaatccATTATTAATTGATTATGTCAAAACTACCTTCAGGCCAACATGTCTTCCACTCTCaaacatttattattaattgatgGATTCTAAAATTAAATAGTTTAGTTTGAGCTCGAGTCTAGCCGAGCCTGTCGAGTACTCTGCTTGACTTGGGTAATCGTTTTgaacgagctcgagcttgaaTTTGGCTAAGTGTCTAGCGAGCTGAGCTTAGACAAGCAAAAAAATGGGATCATTGAGTGTTTTGACCAGAAATTTGTTTTGACAACTTCAACCAAAATttaggaaattttttgaaataaagaaTCCATTATTAATTGATTCTGTCAAAACTACCTTCAGGCCAACATGTCTTCCACTCTCaaacatttattattaattgatgGTTTCTAAAATTAAATAGTTTAGTTTGAGCTCGAGTCAAGCCGAGCCTGTCAAGTACTCTGCTTGACTTGGGTAATCGTTTTgaatgagctcgagcttgaATTTGGCTAAGTGTCTAGCGAGCTGAGCTTGGACAAGCAAAAAAATGGGATCAAACAAATTCTTCAATTAGTAAGTACTATAAATATTTGGTGGGTGATACAAACAGAACCTAAATGTAAATGACAGTATCAACCACAATCCTTGTAATAACTGACAGATATTCCATAATTCCTACAAAAAAATGCTAAAGTTCCTCAAAGCACTGCACTCTATGGATTACATGTACTCATTTAAAATCAAAGATTTGAGTACCAACTTTTTCAATACCATTGTTAAGAATAGCAGAAGAGTGAGAAGGGTTCACAAGATACTATACTTCTCCTCCAAAGCAATGGTAATCATTGAAATACAGTACGCAGCACTCAAAGGGTAACCAGAaactgaaaaaaccaaaaaacaaaaaacacaggTGGTTAGTTAGAAACAGAAAATACCACGCTCATGTTATGTTCTAAGAGCCATGCATATGCTATAAACAACGTTAAGATGTCCATGGGTTTCTGTGATACGTCTGGGTTAATAGCAATAATGGTTGAAGTAGGAATGGTATACGACAGGCGATCAAATTCAGGTTCAGGTTCAGGGTCGGGTGGGTTTGGGGCAAGGTTGAGCAATCGTTGCGCCATTTCACCTAATACAGAATGATGCAGCTCAAAATCCTGCATTGGGTGGGAAAGACAAGGTGGGATTGAGCCAGTCATGCATGTCTGCGCATTTGATTTCTACAAATTTCTGCTAAGTGTCATCCCATTAAGTAGCAAGTTTAAAGTTACAGACACATAAAACAGTGGAACTTTTCAATACTCAATCTAACCAATTCGGGAAACTCTTCCCCATCCTCTATGTAGAATGTTTCTCTTTTGAACTGCCCCACTGATAGTGTAGATGCCTTCAAGGATATTATATCGTTTGTTGAGTAATACTACTTGTCATACCCATTTGTCACATTGACTGAcataacgtgttttaagtgactttttttttttttgtttcttttaagtGAGCATATGTAAAGCCACTTAAAAAAACACATCATGTTAGCTGGTGTGACATAAGTGTTATTAATGAAGGTAAAAAGTAGCATTATTCACCGCTTGTTAAAGTAAGGGAAAATCAGCCGCATTTCTATCTCTAGGCTACACTTGTtgacatgcttaaaaggaagTGGATTGCTTTATATCTTCTTCGTCCTATATGACTACTGAAAACCTAGAGAACAATACATGAAATTCGGATGCAACAAATTAGCAGTCTAATTTTATTTGAGAAGCATCCTAAATCCTAATAGATAGCATAATAATATCTGGCAGCCAGCAGCAACGAAGGGCACCAGAATCCTACACTTctataaattctttttgaaaaaaaaaaagagaggatatCTCAAATGCATCCAAAGTGATACAGAAAAACACGAAGAAAGGACATAAcatgaaattaaagaagaaCATGAATGCTCAGAATTTCTACAAAAATACAATGATGAAATAAGAAACCAATGTAGGAAAAAATTACTTGATATAAAATCATCTGCGTAGTCTTTATCAATTTTCCCATGGGCCATTGCACCAACCTGAAAACACACAAGTTTTCTCTCAGACAACATGCGTGTGTTTGTTTTCATGAGTGTTAAGTTACAGTTATTTTGAGCTTACCACAAAAACAAGGTCAACATCACTACCACCAGAAGCCACATATTGGTTTATATTAACCAATTTTTCTGAACTATGTGAGAATCCTGATATCAAAACAAATATCAACATCATTTTCAGTAATGGAGTAGAGAAAAAATCATACAACCATAACCTCACCTATTCTGCGAGAGTTGATGGGTAGATATTGGGTTACAGGGTTCTTGATCACCCGCAAAAGTTTCTCACGCCTACCAACAGCAGAAATACTCAGTTTTTGTAGAAGCTGCACTGCAAAATAGCTGAAAATAGTcaaccaagagaaaaaataactccccctaaaaagaaaaacacaacattagCAAGCTGGTTAGAGGGTTAGGTGGAATCAGCTGAACTTACACATGATACCGGCGAACCGCTTAAATGTCCTTGGAATTCGAACATAAGGCTTAACTTCAATAAGAACACCTTTCTCAGTTCTCACATACACAGCTCGCAACCTCCCACTCTTATTAATTCGGCTATCCAAAATCATTAGGAGAGCCTGAAAGCAGCAATGATTAAGATCATTTATGGTTTGAAGTactagaaaaatacaaaatcacaTGAAAGATAGCTAATGAAATAGATGATAATATAGGCCATTTCAATTTTGAAACAATTGCCTTATCTGAGGGACAGTAGTCATCATGATTGGTTTTGAGGATGTTATACATAAATGGCACAACATGTGTCACCCCGATCCCAAATAAGAGCTGCCCACATAGTGTGTGGTTTATAGAAAGAAACTCATAGGTGCTAACTTTCACATTGGTTACTTACTAGGTAAAATTAGCCTTTATAAGTGATTCAAGGGAAGCTCCAAATTAACTAGATCTTTTGGGGtagggtgatagcgcagatatggctagcgcttttcctagGGTCATTACATAAATAGCTGGAAAATTTCATAGCATATCAAGAGCAATGATCGAAGAATAGTGTCAGCCTATTATTGCAAAGTCCACTAACCTGATGAACAATGTCAGGCCTGTAATCAGCAGGATTTCTGTTATTTTTCCGCAAGAAATTAGCATGGTCGTCCGAGTTCAAGAGCTGGTAACTCTGTATGCAATATACTAgttacaaaaagagaaaaaaattcacaaaaagcAATGAAACACCAACCACTAAGAAATCCCAATGAAACCCATTACCCTGTAAAACTCATAATATGATGCaaccaaaaaccaatttttgtaTAGTACAAGAGAAAGCAATTCAACAAAGCCTGAAGAGACCCCAATAAAACTCCCAAAGCAAAAGGTAAAACCCCAACCCCTGAAAGCCTAAAACCCATAACACAACTCCTCCATACAACCAAAAATCAAGTTTTCATATTtcacaacatatatatacaaaaacccagaaaagaaaaatttaactTATTGACCTTTCCAACTTTTGCCACTTCCAACGAAGCCTTTTCAAGAATGAAGGTGACCCCAGCTTTGTTGGCATTCTGGTGGTCACTTGGGGCAATTGGAATACCCTCAAGTTCATTCGCtaccccttttccttcttctccttcctctgCCTCTTCCTCGTGATTACTTGTTTTCTCTGTTAAAGCTATCTTTGCATCTTGGACTGGTTGTTCTGCAacatctccttcttcttctctgtcaTAAACCTCTTCCctcttcttccgcttcttccccTTCACTGCATAAGGCCGCcccattctttcttcttctgtggCTCCCAACAAAAGTCTGCCCCAAATAAATAGAGAGGATGAGTAAGACACATGAGAGCAGTGAGCAAAAGCAGATCAGCAATGGCATAAAATATAGCCATATAATACAACATGGTATCATGTTATGACGTGCACAAATGGTTATAACCAGaagttattggctaaaaccgctagcCACTAACTGCCTAGCGGTTATTacattttaccaaccgcaaccgctaaccaCCTAGGTGGAGGCGGTTATTCTTATGACTGCCGCTTAGCAGTTATTGAGTAGAAAACCGGCGATTGTATAACCACTTTTCAATTTGGGTTTTGAGCCAGTTTTGGGCCAGCTTTGGCCCGGTTTTGGGCACTTTTGAGCCGGTTTTAATGCAGGTTTTAATCCAACAGTTTTGCCTTTTGatacaaaaattaacaaatctaaatacaaatccaaaatatttattaaaaaaaaatacaaatccaaaaccaaaacattacaaatccaaataactaaatccaaatccaaaactaaaaaattacaaatccaaagaaccaaaaaattacaaatccaaatacaaatccaaatccaaataaccaattCCAATCTATGAAATTACAGGAGTTTAACCAGTTGCATCTCCCTCTAAAAAATGCACACAAAATCaacttccaatttttttatttaaaaaaagaaggaaaaatccaCCCATCAGCAAATGAAACCAAGAATCTTCATGATctatcacccaaaaaaaatcaaaatcccaAAACCTCTAACACTAACTCAAAGAAAATCACCAGTATAGAGCACGTCAAAATCCAGCCCAACACTTGCCAGAACTCGCACAGCACTGCTACCCACCGATGGAGATCTCTACCTCTTAGCAACAAATCTGAGGGCTCATTCTTCGCagtttcttcctcttcttcgtGTTCTTTGTCTTCGTCAAAATCCAGGAGTGAGGCAAAGATATGGATTTAAAGATCTCTGGCCGCTGCAAGAGATGGGTTGGGAGTGAAAGGGAAAGAAAAGCagatatgagagagagagagagagagagagagagagagagagagagagagagagagagagagagagagatgggttgGGAGAGGCTGGAGAGCAAACGGCGCAGGAgatgaaaatatttgaaaccCTAAAGGGCCAAGGCTAAATGAATCAGACTAAACAAGCAAGAGAATCACTCAACCTTTTGTGCCCTTCAATGAAAACTTGACAAGTCAGCCTGAAACAacttaaagaaaaacaataaaaaacactGAATTATAACACCGAGAAAACCCTTTTATTGCCTCTCTCTTCTACCTTTCAAAATCCCCTTTTCCCATTCAAGCTAGTCTAACACCGCCGGAAGCTGTGCGCGGTGGCCGATGGGTTTCTCTTTGGACCTACAATTTTTCCTCAGTCACCTCCAAATCCAAACAAGCCAACAAAATTGCATTAAAACTCTCGTTCTTTCATTTTCCCCACTCATCACCCACCTTCTACGACCCAAACAAGCCAATAAAATCGCATTacaaactctttttctttcatttttcccaCCCAGTTGCTTTGGTCAATCGTCCCTAACACACATGGCTGTCCGCTTCTTTCGAATTCTTTGACCCAGTCCTTTTCgtttctttaatattttctttgttaCCACTATTCAATCAAAGAGAATAGAAGTTATTTAAGAACTTACCGGTGGTGGAGCAGCGGTGGAAGAACTGTTGGTGGGGTTCAGTGGCTGTCGGCGGCACTCGGAGGAGCAGTGGCTCGGTGGAGTGGGAAGTGGCGTAGTTTTCTCATGAACGGGGCGTAGATGGAAAATGAAGAGAATTGGTACAATTTTGTGTTTTCGTCTTCCTTTCATTTGGTGCAATAGTCTGACGTGTTCGTTTTCTATTGGTTGGCACAAAAGACCTAGTTTATGCCACATCCTTATTGAAGTTATTATCAACAAGCAAACATCTTGTGATGTATTGAAACGGCGTCGTTTGGTATTTAAAATACCAGCTGCACCTCTAAATGTagtgttatttttattttattttatatatatatatatatatatatatatatatgggtagtCGGTTAGTAGTTATTAACCGCTTTCTGTAGGAGAAATGATTTCtacacttatttctcacaacaaccccacaacaagctgacgtggctggtaatattttattatttttttgttttgtttttatttctttttgtaaaaaaataataaaatattaccagtcacgtcagcttgttgtagagctgttgtgagaaatgagtgtagagatcatttctctttctgtAAACCCTATAACCGCTTATGTGGTTATAAGCAGTTAACAGTTGCAAAGAGTTATAACCGATGCAAATCAATATTTTGGATCAATATAAGAACTAGCACCTTTATGTCTTTCTATGTGACTTGTACTAAACTAGATAACAACAGAGATCCCTAGCCGTTATGCCAAAACCACTTATACAAACTtttgcaagattttttttttaaaaaaataaattaattcaGAGCACCACTAAttagatctctttttttttaagggataagAGGAAATCTCATTAATCACTCCCAAATGgtaataaaattacaatcaaaCTGAGACAAAGCTCAGATACCATCAAACTGAGACAAAGTTCAGAATATTACAGGGACTCACATTATAGGTACCCCGTTACAGTTACCTTAGAAACACAGATCATACCAACAATTGCTACAAATAAGCCTAGCCAACAGAAAGATGCCTATGCGGTAACATAAAAATTACTACTTGCGCTATGGAGTCGGTCATACAATCTGTGCACAAAGCAATGACTAGGATAGATTGACACATAGCAAAATTTTAAGCACAATCTGAAAAAACAATCTAAAAGCTGCAGATTCTAACCTATTTCTCTTATTATTTGAGAGAAAGCACCACTAGCCACACCCAAATGCGTAGGGACAAATTCAGCACCACATGTAACAGAAGTAAAATCCCATTCAACCTGAATACTTTCAAAGCTACAAGACTAACAGATTTAAAGCCCATTCTTAAAAATCttacttcctttttcttccCCACATCTTCTCAGCTACACACAGAATATGAGCATTGTTCTCCCTTTCCCCAAGAAGCCTAAGAGTTTGATTGGGATTGAGTTGAGAAGTAAAGTTTTTATATTCCAAAAgagcttttgagaaaaaagtttcatttttaaaattttttcaaaaattcattatagcattttttttttttagcaaaaaagtcaaagaagtactttttgaattttttgtcaaacatacttatttttgttttgcagagctttctatgtactaaaaatactttttaagttCGTTAACGCAATCCCAAACAAACACTAAAGATTTCCTCGCAACAAGCCGATCTAAACAATAAATTCAAGGAAAACATAAACCCCATCAAACCCATATATGAATATCCGGCAAGCATAAATAAAGAATAGCAAACATATtcaggatgaaaaaaaaaaaaatttaaaaaaaaaagattttattcaAGAACCTTGGAAATGGAACAAAGACGAAGGACCAGAAGGAATAAAACTGACAGATCATCTTCCATAGTTGCTATTGTGTAGATTTTAAATAAAGGAATTTACCAGGATTACATGCTATGGCCTAGATAAATCAAATTAGGCTATATATCTTACAAGCCTACATCAAtcacttgttttgaaaattggaaACACCCTCCgaaaatttcttttgaaaaagataGGATTAGGTGTTATTGAGAATGCCTTTTCTCAAAGAGAACACATCAAACGGCAAAACACAAACTGTAAAGAGTCCATTTAGTCTCAAAGAGACCATTTGGTGTTATTGAACATGGCTTTTATTAAAGAGAACACATCAAACTGCAAAACACAAACTGAAAAGATCGAGTCCTTTAGTATTTAAAGGACGTCGTTTTACATTTTGAGGTGATTTGTGACTACCCTAAAAACTGACAATTTTAGGTAATACTTATGGCAATGATCTCGAGTACCATGCATAAAAGCCTTTTATAGGAGTCCCCACTTTGGAGGCAACAATAAGGATTGTAGATGAATCCAGACGTTCATGAACTACTCAAGATTGATTGAGAAGATAATGATGACAGAAAAACTCAAGATTGATTGGAAAGTAATGAACTTTTTATATTGATCTTAAACAATAAAAGGTAGCTTTTCCGGGTATTGTCACGGgtatttaacatatataagcaAGCCGAGAACTGAGAAGGGACTTTGAGCGGAAAAGAAGTGTGTGGAAACCTAATTCAGCAAAGAAATTTCTTCTTAGATCTATTCCAAAAACCTAATTGAGATAAGAAACCTGTTACACAAGACAGATGATACATAACAGATTTCGACTATGTGCGAGACATCTCATATTTCTGATACaaaagagagtaaaaaaaacATCTCAAGACTCAAACTTcaatcattttccttaaatCTTTGTTCAACAGCAGAGAACccacaaaaatcaaaaatagaaATTAGAAGAGAAAATCTCaccttttgagagagagagagagagagatggaaagGGAGAGGCCGGCGAGTGACGGTGTGTTGAGAGAATGGAGAGCTGGCGATGACAGAGTCGAGAGGCTGAGGGACTTGAGGGTGTTTAGATCGATGAGCACTCGCAGTGTGGAGGGTCTGGAAACTTGAGAGGATGGTGGGGAGGAGACGATGAGTCGACTGTCAAGGAGTTTGttctttagggtttaggttgaaactgaaacgacgccgttttggtaTTTAACACCAAAACCGCATCGttgcatatataaaaaatattaaaaataaaataatatatatatatatatatatatataatttttaaagcgGTTTTAACAGTTTTGTGGTTAAGGGTTAGCGGACGGTTATTAGACTGTTATTAGAGGGCGGTTATTTCACTTCTACAGTAATAGTATTGTATTGCCTAAAGTGTCCTTACATGTTATTTCAAATCATATTTTTGCTCAAAGCTAGTACTGTACGTTGGAAGAGGGACGAAAGCAAATCTTGCTTGAATTATGTATACGATATTGCAATTTTCTTAGTTTTGTATATGTTGTGTCATTGAATTGGAATATGTTGTATATGTTGTGTCATTGAATTGGACGAaagcaatttttaaaatacccttaCAAATTGATATGTACATCAACTACCATTTTATAGCTAATAAACCTCTCCTTTAATCTTGGCCATCAATTTGGATgaaaaagtacattttttttttttttttttttttttttttttttttttttttttgtctacctTTCTATactacccctaatttttttttttttttaaaaaaaaaaaattaaaataatagtaatactcaaaaattgattaaaaaaaaactagaatgtCACAACCTaaagggtggctgaaccacccatGAGGGTGTATCCGCCACCCACCAAATCAGGGAGGAGGGGGTGGCCGTGAGCCACCTCCATGGTGGTTGGAGGGTGGCAgcgggtggttcagccacctcatttttgttttctttttttataaaaaattaataatttagtttttttttttattgattgaaCTATAATGgtaaatttggtttttaaatgGTCAAAATTATGGTATTTTCTGAAGTtaggtcaaatttgatttttctattcGCTCTAACAGTCAACGCTAACGAAATGGTTTAGTTGCAACAAAATgataatttgatatatatatatatatataagtgtgtCAGTTCGTTAAGCTATTTTGACAATTGCTATCGGTTCAATGAGCTAAAGTATACTTAACCATCTCTTGATACTACATATATAAAATGTACTTCACCACCCAAATTAAGCAAAAAAGGTCTTAGTTTTTTGTGAAATAAATGaaacttcaatattttttttttttcaagtacaTTCAATAGCAAATGGAATAGATAAACAGAAAACCAGTTAAGTTCTAGGGGTGGATATTTTCCACTATAAATGCGGTAAGAAGGAAAGGGGAGAAGGGGGTCAAATTAGGTAGAAATGCAGCCATAATGAACTCTAGTTGCGGCACAataatgttagagaatatatttcctatcaatataggaaatatattatattgatattgtatattttatattaaggTACTTTCTTTTATaagatttgattgtaatcaaatttgatagtaatcaaatcactttgatttgattactatacttatttaccaaaattctcctataaatagaagtatAATGTATTGTAAAAATATCAAGGAATAAAAGTATAGTGTAGCTCTTTGAGCTTTCTTCGGTGAACGTAGGTTATAGACCGAACCAAGTAAAATTCATTGtgttcttatttattatttccgtattttatctttaatttctgattctattatattttctttcaaataaacCACATGGTAATAAAAAAGTTGATACTTTTGTAAGTCTTTTGAGCCTTCCACAAGGAAGAGGCTGGAATAATGGAGATGGAATCGAAGATTAAATCAACAATCTTCCAATCATTTTTTGGTCCCTACTCGATCCAACACCTATGAGTCACTTCATGCTTCATCTAATCTTACTAAAACATATATTGGTTTAATATTTTTCCTCTATTATCTTTGAATTTATAACTTCTTTTAACTCCTTAATTGTCTTAGGTGTTACAGATTGTGTAAGCCACTATTGGAGGATTGACCTCGCCAGTCATTCCTATTGTTGGCGGGGTGGCTCCACCTACCTCCACCTTTGTAGAGGGAAGTGGGCGGGGGAGCCACccctccatcttcttctttctcttcttcttcttcttcttcttcttcttcttcttcttttttttttttttttttttttttttttgtatttctttttatttatagaCATACATGGTGTGATGACATGGCTTTTGACACACATAGTATGATTCATTGGTCTTATATGGACAATATGTTAGGTTGTACTTTTACCATTAAATACTTGACGGAAAAATTGACAAAATGGTCTTTTTGTCGAATAACCTGCATTCAAGGAGATACGGgataattttcctttcttttttgggagGCAACTATGTAACACCCTGAGAAATTTAGTAAGTGGTAATTAACTCAGTGCACCTTCCCTGTAATGTCTAAGAcattttgtagtaattaaaatatgaaaaccgAGTAAATAATTGACTATAGTTAATTTAGTGTCCTTAAAAAATGTAAGATAATATTTTaggtccaaagaaaagaaaatagaaaataaattggaaaataaaataaaataaaacaaaaaatgaaagaagaaaaaaataagaaaataaatgaaataagaaaaattaaataaaatcaaaaaaagacaaacaaaaaaaagggtcgAACGGCCCTTCTAAAACAAAGGCCTGACGgccatttaaaaagaaaacaaaggtcGGATGGCCTTTGATTTCAAAACGCACAGACAGCAAAAAAAAAGGACACTGacggcatttttttttaaaaaaaaaaaggactcaaATGGCCATTTAAAGGATATGGACggcatttcaaaaaaaaataaaaaatcggaCGACACTTGTTTTAAAAATGCACAGTGTGCCTTTTTCGGCCATTTTCAGAAATTTTGAGGCATTTTCCTCATTTTCCCTTAGGGTTTTTCATAGAAAATCCTAGATTTACTAA encodes:
- the LOC133872856 gene encoding uncharacterized protein LOC133872856; the encoded protein is MGRPYAVKGKKRKKREEVYDREEEGDVAEQPVQDAKIALTEKTSNHEEEAEEGEEGKGVANELEGIPIAPSDHQNANKAGVTFILEKASLEVAKVGKSYQLLNSDDHANFLRKNNRNPADYRPDIVHQALLMILDSRINKSGRLRAVYVRTEKGVLIEVKPYVRIPRTFKRFAGIMLQLLQKLSISAVGRREKLLRVIKNPVTQYLPINSRRIGFSHSSEKLVNINQYVASGGSDVDLVFVVGAMAHGKIDKDYADDFISISGYPLSAAYCISMITIALEEKYSIL